One Nonomuraea angiospora DNA segment encodes these proteins:
- a CDS encoding Stp1/IreP family PP2C-type Ser/Thr phosphatase — protein MTIALRYAARSDVGLLREGNEDSAYASGRLLAVADGMGGHAHGEVASSVAIAAMASLEEAQQGGDLLNAIEAAVRDANRKLHEMVGRDPSLKGMGTTLTAMLWHGTQVALVHVGDSRAYLLRRGELYQITHDHTLVQQLVDDGRITPEEAATHPQRSILLRALDGSGEVDPDLTLREAQIGDRYLLCSDGLSGVVSAETLHATLTNIDDPEEVVRQLIDLANRGGGPDNITCVLADVLEITDGQQVPTEAAIVGAAGMTRLRGNPQETQPGRAHAVTAPQPVLTDDDFEEPVAEAPRRRRRRVWPVLVTVFGIGVVAVGVGGYFGYQWTQDQFFVGARGDEVVVFQGIQRELGPFQLFEVRRSTGRQLSKLSDADQALIKSGIPVTNVDEGITKINALKFAQEDDKDGDTPATTASSSPTPSVSATKTKQR, from the coding sequence ATGACCATCGCACTCCGCTACGCCGCCCGCTCGGACGTCGGCCTCCTCCGCGAAGGAAACGAGGACTCGGCGTACGCTAGCGGCCGCCTGCTGGCCGTCGCAGACGGCATGGGCGGGCACGCACACGGCGAGGTGGCGAGCTCAGTCGCCATCGCCGCCATGGCCTCTCTGGAAGAGGCCCAACAGGGGGGTGACCTGCTCAACGCCATCGAGGCAGCGGTACGCGACGCCAATCGCAAGCTGCACGAGATGGTGGGGCGGGATCCCAGCCTCAAAGGCATGGGCACGACTCTGACGGCCATGCTCTGGCACGGCACCCAGGTCGCCCTGGTGCACGTCGGCGACTCGCGCGCCTACCTGCTCAGGCGTGGGGAGCTCTACCAGATCACCCATGACCACACGCTGGTGCAGCAGCTCGTCGACGACGGACGCATCACGCCGGAAGAGGCGGCCACGCATCCGCAGCGCTCGATCCTGCTGCGCGCGCTCGACGGCAGCGGTGAGGTCGATCCCGACCTGACCCTCCGCGAGGCGCAGATCGGCGACCGCTACCTGCTGTGTTCCGACGGCCTGTCGGGCGTGGTGAGCGCGGAGACGTTGCACGCCACGCTCACCAACATCGACGACCCCGAAGAGGTCGTCCGCCAGCTCATCGATCTGGCGAACAGAGGTGGCGGGCCCGACAACATCACCTGCGTGCTGGCCGACGTCCTGGAGATCACCGATGGGCAGCAGGTGCCCACCGAGGCCGCCATCGTCGGCGCCGCGGGCATGACCCGGCTGCGCGGCAACCCCCAGGAGACCCAGCCGGGGCGAGCCCACGCGGTGACCGCGCCCCAGCCGGTCCTCACTGACGACGACTTCGAGGAGCCGGTCGCCGAGGCGCCCCGGCGCAGGCGTCGTCGCGTGTGGCCCGTGCTGGTCACCGTGTTCGGCATAGGCGTCGTCGCCGTCGGCGTCGGCGGCTATTTTGGATACCAGTGGACCCAGGACCAGTTCTTCGTCGGCGCTAGGGGCGACGAAGTGGTCGTGTTCCAGGGGATCCAGAGAGAGCTGGGTCCCTTCCAGCTCTTCGAGGTCCGCAGGTCCACCGGCCGGCAGCTCTCCAAACTGTCCGATGCCGACCAGGCGCTGATCAAGAGCGGCATTCCGGTCACCAATGTCGACGAAGGCATCACGAAGATCAACGCCCTGAAGTTCGCCCAGGAGGACGACAAGGACGGCGACACCCCCGCCACGACCGCCAGCTCGTCGCCCACGCCATCCGTGAGCGCGACCAAGACGAAGCAACGGTAA
- a CDS encoding hemolysin family protein, translating to MTMLVVSLALLAFNALFVAAEFAFVSARRHRLEEIASRNNRLIRVAARSAVGGTKQLSLMLAGAQLGITLCTLGLGQVTEPAIEHTLEPVFAALGVPEGLRMPIALTIALALVTFLHMVVGEMAPKSWALTHPERSALLLTVPFRAFTWVMRPLLSSLNGLTNLILRLFGVQPRNELVTTRTPRQLAMLVGESGRMGLLDRDEHDLLTRALRLDDEGIERLMIPISQAVMVPPQANAAEIREAAAKSGHLRLLVGTPGDVRGALHARDALLQPESKAEDLCRPLPKLPCVTQVPEAVTALQEARAHLVLVTAQSGDVIGMVSLTDLLGELLDTRTLATVT from the coding sequence ATGACCATGCTCGTCGTCAGCCTCGCACTGCTGGCCTTCAACGCGCTCTTCGTGGCCGCGGAGTTCGCCTTCGTCTCCGCCAGGCGCCACCGCCTGGAGGAGATCGCCTCCCGCAACAACCGCCTGATCAGGGTGGCGGCCAGGTCGGCGGTCGGCGGCACCAAGCAGCTCTCCCTCATGCTGGCGGGCGCCCAGCTGGGCATCACGCTGTGCACCCTGGGCCTCGGCCAGGTGACGGAGCCCGCGATCGAGCACACCCTGGAGCCGGTCTTCGCCGCCCTCGGCGTCCCCGAGGGCCTGCGCATGCCCATCGCGCTGACGATCGCCCTGGCCCTGGTGACCTTCCTCCACATGGTGGTGGGCGAGATGGCGCCGAAGTCGTGGGCCCTGACGCACCCGGAACGCTCGGCCCTGCTGCTGACCGTCCCCTTCCGCGCCTTCACCTGGGTGATGCGCCCGCTCCTGTCGTCCCTGAACGGCCTGACCAACCTCATCCTGCGCCTGTTCGGCGTCCAGCCCAGGAACGAGCTGGTCACGACCAGGACCCCCCGCCAGCTGGCCATGCTGGTGGGCGAGTCGGGCCGCATGGGCCTCCTGGACCGCGACGAGCACGACCTCCTGACCCGCGCCCTCCGCCTGGACGACGAGGGCATAGAACGCCTGATGATCCCGATCAGCCAGGCGGTGATGGTCCCGCCCCAGGCGAACGCAGCAGAGATCAGAGAAGCAGCGGCCAAAAGCGGCCACCTGAGACTCCTGGTGGGCACCCCCGGCGACGTAAGAGGCGCCCTCCACGCCAGAGACGCCCTCCTGCAACCGGAAAGCAAGGCAGAAGACCTCTGCCGCCCGCTCCCGAAGCTCCCCTGCGTAACCCAGGTCCCTGAGGCGGTGACAGCCCTCCAGGAGGCAAGAGCCCACCTGGTCCTGGTGACGGCTCAATCAGGCGACGTCATCGGCATGGTGAGCCTCACAGACCTCCTGGGCGAACTCCTGGACACCAGAACCCTGGCCACTGTGACGTAA
- a CDS encoding FHA domain-containing protein FhaB/FipA: MSELTLLLIRLAFLAVLWFFVIAAVGVIRTDLFGSRTAPAGPRKDMKPAKPAAKPKNKKGEPRQLIVTGGPLQGTTINLTETPITIGRANDATLVVTDDYASSRHARLFPQDGQWIVEDLGSTNGTYLDRSKVTRPTPVPLGVPIRVGKTVIELRK; the protein is encoded by the coding sequence ATGTCCGAGCTCACGCTGCTGCTGATCCGGCTCGCCTTCCTGGCGGTGCTGTGGTTCTTCGTCATTGCCGCAGTCGGCGTGATCCGGACTGACTTGTTCGGTTCACGCACGGCTCCCGCGGGTCCACGCAAAGACATGAAACCCGCCAAACCGGCGGCGAAGCCCAAGAACAAAAAGGGCGAGCCACGCCAGCTCATCGTTACCGGTGGCCCCTTGCAGGGGACCACCATTAACCTCACGGAGACGCCCATCACCATTGGCCGGGCCAATGACGCCACGCTGGTAGTCACCGACGACTACGCTTCCAGCCGGCATGCCCGGCTCTTTCCCCAGGACGGTCAATGGATCGTGGAAGATCTTGGGTCCACCAACGGCACGTATCTCGACCGCTCGAAAGTCACCCGCCCGACCCCGGTGCCGCTCGGTGTTCCGATCCGCGTCGGCAAAACAGTCATTGAATTGCGCAAATGA
- a CDS encoding FhaA domain-containing protein, producing MGVLQRFERRLEGLVEGAFARAFKSDLQPVEVASAVQREMDERAAIVAQGRTLVPNDFVVELSTTDSERLEVYADSISHELANLAREYAKEQGYSFVGPVRVRFETAGDLAVGLFRIRSGVIRGATVEQDEIRQPASDLPPSRPNAFNGRPRLLVSTQDDPQGDRSYELTTPVTLLGRGTDCDLRLVDPGVSRHHAELRVEGQMVVLVDLGSTNGTFVNGQPVRRIELQNGTRVTLGRTTLVFRRD from the coding sequence GTGGGAGTCCTTCAGCGCTTCGAGCGAAGGCTCGAAGGCTTGGTTGAGGGGGCCTTTGCGCGGGCGTTCAAATCTGACCTTCAGCCGGTCGAGGTCGCCAGCGCGGTTCAGCGGGAGATGGATGAGCGTGCGGCGATCGTCGCTCAAGGTCGCACGCTCGTGCCCAACGACTTCGTGGTTGAGCTGTCCACGACCGACAGCGAACGGCTTGAGGTCTACGCCGACAGCATCAGTCACGAGCTGGCCAACCTCGCCAGGGAGTACGCCAAGGAACAGGGCTACTCCTTTGTGGGACCGGTCCGGGTCCGCTTCGAGACCGCCGGCGATCTGGCTGTGGGGCTGTTCCGCATCAGGTCCGGCGTCATCCGCGGCGCGACGGTCGAGCAGGACGAGATTCGCCAGCCGGCGAGCGACCTGCCTCCGTCGAGGCCGAATGCGTTCAACGGGCGGCCCAGGCTGCTCGTCTCCACTCAGGACGACCCGCAGGGCGACCGTTCCTACGAGCTCACCACTCCGGTGACCTTGCTCGGCAGGGGCACCGACTGCGATCTTCGTCTGGTCGATCCGGGAGTCTCGCGGCACCATGCGGAGTTGCGGGTCGAGGGCCAGATGGTGGTCCTCGTCGATCTCGGGTCCACCAACGGCACTTTCGTCAACGGCCAGCCGGTACGCAGGATCGAGCTCCAGAACGGCACGCGAGTGACGTTGGGGCGCACGACCCTGGTGTTCCGGCGCGATTAG